TGCCTGCGGGTTTCATGCATCCGACCCGCTGACCATGGACCACACGGTCAAGCTGGCGCTGGCCCAGAACGTGACCATTGGCGCCCACCCCGGCTACCCGGATCTGCTAGGGTTCGGTCGCCGGGACATGGATTGCCGGCCGGACGAGCTCAAGGCCATTCTGGTTTACCAGATGGCGGCGCTGAACGGGATCTGCCAGGTGCACGGCACCTCCATCTCCTATGTGAAGCCCCATGGCGCGCTGTATAACCGGATGATGGTCGATAACACCACCCTGTCCGTGGTGATGTCGGCGGTTCGTTCCTATGCCCCACAATGCCCCCTGGTGGTCATGGCGACGCCGGACTGGCAGCAGGTCAAGGACCGGGCAGACGAGTACGGTATCGAGGTCTGGTTCGAGGCTTTCTCTGATCGCGCCTACAGCGACGAGGGCCGACTGGTAAAACGGTCAGTGCGCGGTGCCGTTCACGAAACCACGGAAGCCATCGAGGCGCAGGTTACCCAGATTATCCAGGACGGAACGGTCACCTCGATTTCGGGCAAACGCATTCCGATCAAAGCGGATACCATC
This genomic stretch from Marinobacter salsuginis harbors:
- a CDS encoding 5-oxoprolinase subunit PxpA encodes the protein MKLNCDMGESFGTWTKGMDAEVMPYIDMASIACGFHASDPLTMDHTVKLALAQNVTIGAHPGYPDLLGFGRRDMDCRPDELKAILVYQMAALNGICQVHGTSISYVKPHGALYNRMMVDNTTLSVVMSAVRSYAPQCPLVVMATPDWQQVKDRADEYGIEVWFEAFSDRAYSDEGRLVKRSVRGAVHETTEAIEAQVTQIIQDGTVTSISGKRIPIKADTICIHGDSYHAVDAARHMRQVVEAL